agtgcagcagggctaaggcaggctccctgcctgcccaggccactcccagaagcagccagcatgtctctacagcccctgggggtgggggctccacACTCTGCCTGCACCGCAAACAccacccctccagctcccattggccacactTTCCGCTCGGGGCAccggcagcacacagagaccctctgccccctccccacaggggccacagagatgtgccagccgcttccaggagtggcgcagagccagggcaggcaagaaacctgccttagccccgttgCATCGCCAGACTTTTGGCAGCCTAAAAATCTCTTAGTTTGGtgtcagtagcctctgggagatagggcccgattccaggagactcccggtAAAACCGGGAGGGTTAGCAACCCTCCAACACCTGTTCGCAGCTTCTGGcaccatctctgcccattctggctaatagccattgatggacctatcatccatgaatttgtctagttcttttttgaaccccgttatagtcttggccttcacaacgtcctctgcaaggagttccacaggttgactgtgtgttgtgtgaagaaatatttccttgtatttgttttaaatctacctaataatttcatttagtgaccccctagttcttgtgttgtgtttctccacaccagtgaaaattttatagacctctaacatatccccccttagtcatctcttttccaaactgaacagttccagttttattaatctctcctcatacagaacctgttccatccccctcatcatttgtGTTGATCCTCTCTgttccttttccaatatatctcttttgagatggggtgccTACATTtgcctgcagtattcaagatgtggacgtaccatggatttatatagaggtgatatgatattttctgtcttgttacctatccccttcctaatggctcctaacattgtTAACTTTtctgactgttgctgcacattgagcagatgtgttCAGAGAATACTACGTGGGGAGCAGTTGCAATTTCCAGTGAGGACCAGCAAACAGGAGTTATGCAGGTGTAAAACATGGGAAGAGAATAACTGAACGAGAGGCACCTGAGAGCAAGGGAGGTAGCAGCTTTGGAGCAAGAGCACTGCACCCCCGCCACCACACTACACGCTAACCCTGTTGCATTTAGGAGGTAGCTAGGCTACTTTACAGCAGTGCAAGAGGCTGATCCACAGGGAGTTTGCAGctcccccctttccttccccagccaTGTCAATATGCACCAGACTCGGCCACACTTTCAATCACTTAAACAGTGTCTCTGCCGAGCTGACTAGAACACGTtcatccctgccccaggagcagcactCAGCCAACCAGCCGTGCTTCTCCAGCCAACTGCAGGGCTTCAATCGCCCTGGGATAGTTCACTGTCCTGGCATCACCATGAACACTGCACGAGGAGGACGGGTGTTTGTTCACATCAAACAAGTCCCTACATGTTGTGTCTGAGGATCAGGTCAATGGGCCTAACGCTGCAGGGTGTCCAGGAGCTCCAACCTCCTTGCCCCACTGCTCGGAAAGACCCAGAGATCCCAATACACAGAAGTTAAGCTGAGCACCGAGGAGAGCTAGGAGCTCTATGGACACCTGCCTCTCACAGGCCTCTGAACAGCCACCCAAGAGCAAAGGTTTGCAGTTACTGCTGGCCTGGCCTGAATTCAGCCTGGCAGCCTAGAAGTGAGAGGCTGCAACCCAATCCCCTCTGCCGCTGTGCCTTGTTCCCCAGCAGCCCCCGAACCCAGACAGGCATTTCCACAAACACAGAACTCACCTGCTGCCccaaagcttttattttaaatgaacataTTGGGCAGAAATAGACTCGCCAGGCATTAAAGACAGCAGGAGCGTGGGGCTGGGTTAACAGGGATGGTGACAGGGGCATTTCCCACCAGGGCCATGCCATGAACACACAGCAGCAGCACGAGATGGTGATGGTATGCAGCAGGTTTGACCTCATGCTAGAGAAATGGTCCCCAACCATGCTGAGCAACTGTGCCATCCCGCCCTATCCAgcagcctcctgcccctcccagtCCCATCCAGCTGGCTGCCTAGTCAGGTGTGTTCTAAGCCAGGAGCCTGATCAGCGAGTAACGCTCAGTCCTTACCGCTCCTCCaggctctgcctgcctacctcaGTGGGGAAGCGCTGTGCTGACCCCCAAGGAACTGACATGCCACCTCCGGTCCATGAGctccctggcacattggaaacgCACACCTTGCGCAGTGGCAGACAATGGCAGCACATCAGGGCCTGTCGTGGGACAGGGCAGGCCTAGATTACCAACCACAGAGGGCTGAAACGCCCATTCCTACTGCTATAACCTAGTGAGTGCCCACGGCCTGCAGCAAGTACAAACACACGCAGTTATCGTGGGTATTAGCATAGCACCAAGAGCCCTGGTGCAGGAAGAGTGCCCGCCCTGAAGAACTTCTTCTGAAGGCACAAGTCCGTGTCACGCCCAGCGCTAACCAACATCCAGAGCAGGACGCGGTCCTCACCGGTGCGGCTCAGGGGCTGGGAACGAAGTGGCTCCATGCCCACAAGCAAGAGAAGAGCGGGGAGATGGCTGCAGGGACGGGGTGCGCACGGCTCTCAGCTTTTGCACAAATGTACTTTAAGGTGAAAGCACCCCAGTCCCCTACCAACTCATCCTGTTTGTGGGGTGTGTGCAGCCTTTCACTACCCACCACCTGGGGCAGTGACCCCTCCATAGCACCGTGCTCCATGGGCCCTGCTGCACAGCGGTGCCTCTCTGGCATGCTGGGGGGACTTACAGATGCTAGACAAGAATGAAAGGAAGCAACACGCTCATTTGTTCCCATCCAAGTGCCCACTCTCACcctagccagcagctgctgctgggaggggccCCAAAGCTTCGGGAGATGTCAGCACTGAGACAGAGAGCGTGGTCAGGTAGCAAAACACAAGGAGAGAAAAGCCCCAGTGGGTTCCGtagccacctcttcccccagcgctCCTGGGGAGCTATGTAAGGTCAGCGCGGGAGAAAGGCGCTGGCCTAGCAGCCCTGTGAACCAGTCAGCAGATACGGCAGGGCCCTGCAAGCTTCACATGTGCGCACGCACATCTCCCAACCCTGCCCCAGAAGATCACCTCTGGGGCTCAGGGGAGGCCAGGGCCAGTGGCCCATTCTGCCTGCGTGCTGGGACTGTCCAACAGGACCAAGGCTGGCAATGACTGGCGGGAACCAGTCTGAGACGGTCACACAAAGGGCTCCTTTCCCACAGCCtgtcccaacctcctgccccagcccgtgGGAAAAGCAGAGCCCTGTGCTTGTGACAGCAGGGGCTGGTGCCCGGGCAGAGATGGCGCAGCACAGGCCCCACCTCACTGTCACTAAGTGAAGACGGGATTTGgtaccccctgccccaagcagcccTGGCTTCTTCCTTCCCCTCATTCGACCCTGTTCAACCAGCCACGCCCACAGGCCAGgctgtcccctccccacctctgctcACTCATCTGCAGCTTCAGTCCCGCCCACACCCTGCAGCAGCAATCCACAGACCGGCAATGCCTTCGCTGCCAGCACAAGGGATCCTGGGGAGGCCTGAGAGCCAGACGTCCACTGCTGCCTGGGACTGCACAGCCCTGGGGTCGGCTTTGGGGGCAGCTGTCAGAGCCTGGCCCATTGCTGAGTGACCGACCTACCCAGGGGATACCCCCTTAGCTGTAACAACCTGGGGACTGCTAGCTGCGTTTTCATGTAAGAGACTTACGAGAGGGTCACCACACACGCTGTCACTTCTGCAAGCCAAGCTCAGCACACACACCAGGggtccctccattcccccaagcTCCCCGGgtgccaccctccctccccctctagTACAGGGGCTCCCTGCTGCAACCCACAGCCTCATGCTagaggctctgtgtgccccccattctGCCCTCCACAATCTGCCTGGGGTTCTGTgtgtgccccaccccccacacagtCCTCCCGCCATTagtatttcttttcttcctgAGACATACGTCATTCATGGTGTCGCCACATTCCTGCTGGGACGACGGGACGAGCGTAACTGGGAGATCATGCTGGAACCTATTCATGGCTCTGTTCTCTGCCGTGGAGCTAGTTACACACCTGGCTGAGGCCTCAGCTAACCAGGTACCAGGGCTCCCCGTGTCGCCCGGCTGTCCCTTCCGGTTTTCAGCTCTGACCTGACGGGCAGCAGTGCTGCGTAGTTATCGTGTTACAGTTATCAACGCCATCGAGCGGAGCTCTGCCCCAGCACGCAGTCCTCCTCCACCAGGGCATCAGTGCCCAGCttctccttcctgctccccaggAAGGGCACCTCGTCCTCGTGGGGCCCCCACTGCTTTCAGACCAACCGCAGCCTTCTCTGGGGCTgggcctcctgccccccaacccccatgaaGTGCAGACACTCTGGGGGGAAGGCACGAAAATAAAAGGGACGCTGTAACTGTTTCTACAGGGGCTGGAGCTTGCAGCCCCAGGTGGCCTTTCACTTCCCTGCAGATGGCTCTGCAGGGGGATCCAGAGCCCAGCAATACCCTCGGTACAACTTACGCCCAGGCTAGCCAGGCTCCACCTCTGTTTGGATCACAGCTTCCAAGAGCCGCCCCCACCCCACGTTTAGCTCCAGGGAGGCCACAGGGTAGAGCTCCATGGGCCGTTCCCTCCCAGGGAGTCTCTTGCAGGGTTTGGGTTTCCCAGGACACTCGCCACAGGGTCCCAGGCCTGCCAGCTTGCTGCGCCCTCCCCTCGTTCTGCTCACAGCAGTACTTGGCGTCTCCTCGCACCCTGCAGCAGTGCGTGCTGATCAACCAGCCGGCTTGCCCGCTGTCAGGAGCTGTGCCCTCTCTGAAGTTCGGTGTGTGTAGAATGAAGTCAGATCTGGCTTCTGGCTGTAACGTTCCCCTGTCCGTGTCTGGTGTCGTGGGTGCGACAGCAGCACGGGTTAGCCCCACGTTCCCAGATCCAGTCACTGTACAGCTCGCCAACCAGGTGCACGCTCTACTCGCTCTGGCTCACACCGGGGGCGGGCGCTCTCGGGTTCGCTCACAGAGCTCTCTGATCTTCCAAGCTCCTGCCACCCCCGCTGCACGGACACCACATCTCTGCTTGCTTGGCTTCAGGAGCTCCCTGCCGTGGGAGACGCAGTGGCCGAGGCCCCCTCTGCGGGCCAAGTGCACGTGGGGCCAGTCCCCACAGCGGCGCAGGGTGAAGGGGTGTCCGTGGGGGAAGCTTGCGTGGCACTGGGGGAAGCATACGGTCTCTGCTGGGAGTGGGTTCTGCGGTGCGTGAGGAGATTGGGCTTCTGGCTGAAGGTCTTCCCGCAGTCGGAGCAGCTatagggccgctccccggtgtgggtgCGGTAATGGGTCACCAGGTTGGGCTTCCAGCTGAAGCCCTTCCCGCACACGGTGCAGGCGAAGGGCCGCTCGCCAGTGTGAGTCCGCTGGTGCGTGAGGAGGTTGGGCTTCTGGCTGAAGCTCCTCCCACACTGGGTGCACTGGAACGGCCGCTCTCCAGTGTGGGTCCGGAGGTGCGTGACCAGCGTGACCTTCTGCCggaagcatttcccacactcCGGGCAGGCGTATGGCCGCTCCCCACCGGGCACTcgctgggggagctgcagggctatgtgCTCCTTGAAGGGTTTCCCACATGGGGAGTGGGAACAGTACCTCTTCCCAGCGTGGGCCTCCATCAGATCCACGCTCAGCGGCCTTGCGGGAGGTCTCTCCCCTATGTGGACACGCTGGTGGATCTTCAGGGACATCTTGCCCTTGAAGCGTTTGGGGCACTGGGCACAGGCGAAGGGCCGCCGCCCCATATGGGTTCTCTGGTGGGCAAGGAGGTTGGGCTTCTGGCTGAAGCTCTTGCCGcattgggggcaggagaaaggccgcTCACCCGTGTGGGTCCGGTAGTGAGTCACCAGGTTCCCCTTCTGGTTGAAGCGCCGCCCGCACTGGCTGCAGGCAAAGGGCCGCTCGCCCGTGTGGAGCCGCTGGTGTGTCATCAGGTTGGCTTTCAAGCCAAAGCTCTTCCCGCACACGTCACACCGATGGGGCCTGTCACCCCCGTGGCTTTCCTGGTGCTTTGCCAGCTGGCTGTGCTGGctgaagctctgcctgcactCGGGGCACGTCCAGGCTGTCTCCCGCACCTGCACATCCTGCTGGGCTGGCAGGGACAGCCGGGGCCTGAGGCCTTTCCCACGTTCAGGAAGCTGATATGGCTGCCATCCTGCATGGCTGCTCTGATGGGCAATGAGAGCCGGCCAAAAGCTAAAGCTGCTTCCGCAATGGTTACAGATGAAGGGCCGCTCTGCCCCAGGGGCCGCGTGCGCCGCGTCACCAGGGCCCAGGCAGGGTTCCAGGTGTCTGAGGAGATGTTGGTTCAGGCTGAGGCCTCTCCCATACTGGGCGCTCTCACAGGGCCTCTCCCTGGCATGGCTGGGCTGGTGCTTCAGAAGAGCCGCCTGTGGGCAGCTTTCCCCACACTGCATGCACAGGAAGGGCTGCTCTGCTGAGGGGGTTTGCTGGGGCAGTGGGATATGCTGTTTCTGCGGGAAGCTGCTACCGCAGTCAGTGCACATGCATGGTGCCTGGCTTCCGGGGATCTTCTGGGCTAGCACCGGCTGAGCAGGATTGCGCTGACTCTCCTGCTCAGCGCCTGCGGGCTGGAGCGGCATGGCGGGGGGACCGTGGAGTGGGATTGGCTCTGGATTCCCACAGGGTCTGGGCTGGCTCAGGCTGTGGGTTCTCTGGTGCGCTTTCAGGGACACCTTGTCCTTGAAGCACTTCTGGCACTCCCCACACGGGTAGGGTCGCACATCCGTGTGGGTGCTCTGGTGAGTCACCAGGTTGGTCTTCTGGGTGAAACGCTTCCCGCACTGGGGGCAGGCGTAGGGCCGCTCCCCAGTGTGGGTCCTGTAGTGAGTCACCAGGTTGGTCTTCTGattgaagctcttcccgcactggGCACAGCTGAAGGGCCGCTCACCCGTGTGGGTCCGGTAGTGAGTCACCAAGTTGGGTTTCTgcgtgaaacttttcccacactcggggCATACGAACGGCCGCTTTTCCTCATGGTCTCCCTGGCGTGCTGGGGACTTTGGCTTCCCCCCAAGCCCACCCCACAGCGGCGGCTTCTCCCCTGCGTGGGTTCTCTGGTGGGCAATGAGATTGGCCTTCtggctgaagctcttcccacactgcGTGCAGGAgaagggccgctccccggtgtggatcCGCCGGTGAGTCAGGAGGTTGGGCTTCTggctgaagctcttcccgcagtcTGGACACCTgtagggcttctctcctgtgtggattctctcatgCGTGATGAGGCTCTGCTTCTGGCGGAAGCGTTTCCCGCACTCAGCACACTGGAAAGGCCCAGCCCCTAGCTGGCATACGACGGCATCTGAACACTTGCTGAAGCCAGCTGATTCCTCCATCTTGATCCTGGTCTGGTTTCTCTGCTGACTCTTGGACACCAGCTGCCGACTGTGAAACGAGCCATCAGAAAGGTCACAGACCACGGGGGACAGCTCTAAGTCTGCAACAAAGCTCTCagagttctcttcctgctccactGTGTTCACACCCCCATGCTCTGCTGGATTGCAAAGAGAAAGTGAAGGCATTAACTCATGGGCTTTCCTTGCCATTCGTAAAACTCTACAGAAATGAGCAGCTCATAAGGCTGGACCCAGACTGTACCCAGCTGAGGCTGCACTGGCAGCCTGCAAGAACAGCAGAGGCCGCAGCTAACTGGCATAAAGCAGAGCAGACTGCTGCTGTCCTCATCTTTGCTATGGAGCTGCAGCCCCTTGAGACAACAGGTCCAGCAAACCACTCCCTGTGCTGATCTCAGCCTCCGCTGGAAGGGGAGCCCAGAGCAGAACAAATTGCTGCTCTCACTCACCTACGCAGGCACTTCCGGGGATCTTGCTCTCCTCCAGTTTCTGCTGAGCCTCGATATATCGCTCCTCCCATTGCTCAATATGGAATAAACCATCGGGCTTGAAAAATCCATAGCCTGGTTGAGGGGATAGAGGATGTCACCATGTATGGTTAGGCACATCCAGTGACAACACCACTGTGCTGGAGACGATGCATATGCTACTTCACAAATCATATAATTAACCTGAGTCCCAGGGGAACCTTTTTCTTTATTCTAAGCCTCTACTGCCAAATGTGGAATTAAAGATACCGGACAATACAATCAACACACCATCAAGCTCCCTGGCTAGCCCTCCTTTTCCTCTCCACTGTCCTGGGGGTGACTGGCAGACAGAGGAGAGCACATCTGGCCAGGAAAACAGTGAGCTTTCAACGTATCTTCCAAATGTTCATAAAAATACTTTGTTCTTTTTTGGTGTCTTTCAACCCAGACTCTCAAAGCCTGTAACATGTGTTAATGAATCACATCTCCAGCCTGTCTCCTGGGAGGAAAATCTGGATCACTAGCCACACTGTACTGAGGGAAAAACTGAGGTCCAGGAAGGTTAAGTGGCCTGACCCAAATTTGCACAGTGGGTcagagtggcagagctgggattagaaaccGGGAGCCTAAACTTGTCCTTTGCCTTGTCCACTAATCCTCCCTGAACCGCTCAATCGAAAGGGAGGGGCGACAGCCAGATGTCATTTAGTACTGGTGCAAAACCACGATGGACGCGTCCCCTGAAACTCTAGCAAATTCTATTTAATTTGAACTAAGTGAGTAAAGACATGAAAGAATTACGCCAATGGCAGTTTCATCTGCTTCTCTCGACCTCGCGTGCTGCTAACTAGCTgttgtgctgagcactcacctgCGCAGGGATCTGGCGGACGCTCTAAGCCACCAGAGACCAGCTGAACCCCAACACCTGGGGGTTCCCCTCGTTCAATCCGGAACAAGAGATCAGGTTTGAGAGCTGGGTGGCCTGGTTCGGGGGGGAAAATATTCCTGTTAGCAGGTGCTCGACCACTGCTGCccgcactgaagtcaacaggagccaGGGCCTTCAGCATCACACCGACTCTGGCCCCGCTGCACTGCTAGCTGGCGCTGGGTGGAGGGACATGGCTGTTTAGAGCACAGCTACAGTCA
Above is a window of Caretta caretta isolate rCarCar2 chromosome 2, rCarCar1.hap1, whole genome shotgun sequence DNA encoding:
- the LOC125632961 gene encoding uncharacterized protein LOC125632961 isoform X1, encoding MSEESHPSKEGAGWHRELEMGCGTFSRGATNSNPGHPALKPDLLFRIERGEPPGVGVQLVSGGLERPPDPCAGYGFFKPDGLFHIEQWEERYIEAQQKLEESKIPGSACVAEHGGVNTVEQEENSESFVADLELSPVVCDLSDGSFHSRQLVSKSQQRNQTRIKMEESAGFSKCSDAVVCQLGAGPFQCAECGKRFRQKQSLITHERIHTGEKPYRCPDCGKSFSQKPNLLTHRRIHTGERPFSCTQCGKSFSQKANLIAHQRTHAGEKPPLWGGLGGKPKSPARQGDHEEKRPFVCPECGKSFTQKPNLVTHYRTHTGERPFSCAQCGKSFNQKTNLVTHYRTHTGERPYACPQCGKRFTQKTNLVTHQSTHTDVRPYPCGECQKCFKDKVSLKAHQRTHSLSQPRPCGNPEPIPLHGPPAMPLQPAGAEQESQRNPAQPVLAQKIPGSQAPCMCTDCGSSFPQKQHIPLPQQTPSAEQPFLCMQCGESCPQAALLKHQPSHARERPCESAQYGRGLSLNQHLLRHLEPCLGPGDAAHAAPGAERPFICNHCGSSFSFWPALIAHQSSHAGWQPYQLPERGKGLRPRLSLPAQQDVQVRETAWTCPECRQSFSQHSQLAKHQESHGGDRPHRCDVCGKSFGLKANLMTHQRLHTGERPFACSQCGRRFNQKGNLVTHYRTHTGERPFSCPQCGKSFSQKPNLLAHQRTHMGRRPFACAQCPKRFKGKMSLKIHQRVHIGERPPARPLSVDLMEAHAGKRYCSHSPCGKPFKEHIALQLPQRVPGGERPYACPECGKCFRQKVTLVTHLRTHTGERPFQCTQCGRSFSQKPNLLTHQRTHTGERPFACTVCGKGFSWKPNLVTHYRTHTGERPYSCSDCGKTFSQKPNLLTHRRTHSQQRPYASPSATQASPTDTPSPCAAVGTGPTCTWPAEGASATASPTAGSS
- the LOC125632961 gene encoding uncharacterized protein LOC125632961 isoform X2, giving the protein MSEESHPSKEGAGWHRELEMGCGTFSRGATNSNPGHPALKPDLLFRIERGEPPGVGVQLVSGGLERPPDPCAGYGFFKPDGLFHIEQWEERYIEAQQKLEESKIPGSACVEHGGVNTVEQEENSESFVADLELSPVVCDLSDGSFHSRQLVSKSQQRNQTRIKMEESAGFSKCSDAVVCQLGAGPFQCAECGKRFRQKQSLITHERIHTGEKPYRCPDCGKSFSQKPNLLTHRRIHTGERPFSCTQCGKSFSQKANLIAHQRTHAGEKPPLWGGLGGKPKSPARQGDHEEKRPFVCPECGKSFTQKPNLVTHYRTHTGERPFSCAQCGKSFNQKTNLVTHYRTHTGERPYACPQCGKRFTQKTNLVTHQSTHTDVRPYPCGECQKCFKDKVSLKAHQRTHSLSQPRPCGNPEPIPLHGPPAMPLQPAGAEQESQRNPAQPVLAQKIPGSQAPCMCTDCGSSFPQKQHIPLPQQTPSAEQPFLCMQCGESCPQAALLKHQPSHARERPCESAQYGRGLSLNQHLLRHLEPCLGPGDAAHAAPGAERPFICNHCGSSFSFWPALIAHQSSHAGWQPYQLPERGKGLRPRLSLPAQQDVQVRETAWTCPECRQSFSQHSQLAKHQESHGGDRPHRCDVCGKSFGLKANLMTHQRLHTGERPFACSQCGRRFNQKGNLVTHYRTHTGERPFSCPQCGKSFSQKPNLLAHQRTHMGRRPFACAQCPKRFKGKMSLKIHQRVHIGERPPARPLSVDLMEAHAGKRYCSHSPCGKPFKEHIALQLPQRVPGGERPYACPECGKCFRQKVTLVTHLRTHTGERPFQCTQCGRSFSQKPNLLTHQRTHTGERPFACTVCGKGFSWKPNLVTHYRTHTGERPYSCSDCGKTFSQKPNLLTHRRTHSQQRPYASPSATQASPTDTPSPCAAVGTGPTCTWPAEGASATASPTAGSS